The following proteins come from a genomic window of Pseudomonas putida:
- a CDS encoding DUF3077 domain-containing protein yields MKTIDSDPNTPKPITTAGVETFLAAGNPSLNLLRVEPGVPIDAAYEHVSILMGYIKHLVREGDMEDDHKFLGAADYLCDMAKALMNDIEIAKGKAN; encoded by the coding sequence GTGAAAACGATCGATTCTGATCCCAACACCCCCAAACCAATCACAACCGCAGGCGTGGAAACCTTCCTCGCAGCCGGTAACCCGTCCCTCAATCTGCTGCGCGTAGAGCCCGGCGTCCCCATCGATGCTGCCTACGAGCATGTCTCGATCCTGATGGGCTACATCAAGCACCTGGTGCGCGAGGGGGATATGGAGGACGACCATAAATTCCTGGGTGCAGCCGATTACCTGTGCGACATGGCCAAGGCGCTGATGAACGATATCGAGATCGCCAAGGGTAAGGCGAATTGA
- a CDS encoding methyltransferase, with protein sequence MPNHLHSHHLSTRFQALDQFLIEHQRLWKPRPFTTLQLAWETTHPALAAHLRQCSLADAEADSATDRLPAPFPQLAEQARQLVTLGSLPQTDLPPAAHRLDVAVPGRKWQQIEAFASHLAFRARPHHWLDWCSGKGHLGRRLLQPGQQLTCLEYDAELVTAGQALSTHHHLPAQHVHQDVMATDSARHLADDKSVVALHACGDLHVRLMQLASQQGCRQLAVAPCCYNRIAVQQYQALSTAAQASSLQLSLDDLGLPLSETVTAGARVRRQRDTSMARRLGFDLLQRQQRQTDEYLPTPSLPVAWLEKPFEQYCRDLAELKQLPVSGNPDWAMLEAAGWQRLAEVRNLERVRNLFRRPLELWLVLDRALFLEEQGYDVRLGLFCDYPLTPRNLLILAERDG encoded by the coding sequence ATGCCCAACCACCTCCACAGCCACCACCTAAGCACCCGCTTCCAGGCCCTCGACCAGTTCCTGATCGAGCACCAACGGCTGTGGAAACCCCGCCCCTTCACCACCCTGCAACTGGCCTGGGAAACCACCCACCCAGCGCTTGCCGCCCACCTGCGCCAATGTTCACTGGCAGACGCCGAAGCCGACAGCGCCACTGACCGCTTGCCTGCCCCATTCCCGCAACTGGCCGAGCAAGCCCGACAGCTCGTTACGCTCGGCAGCCTTCCGCAAACCGACCTGCCACCTGCCGCCCACCGCCTGGACGTCGCCGTCCCCGGCCGCAAATGGCAGCAGATCGAAGCCTTCGCCAGCCACCTGGCATTCCGTGCCCGGCCCCACCACTGGCTGGACTGGTGCTCTGGCAAAGGCCACCTCGGCCGCCGCCTGCTACAACCCGGCCAGCAGTTGACCTGCCTGGAGTACGACGCAGAACTGGTCACCGCAGGCCAGGCCCTGAGCACGCACCATCACCTACCGGCACAGCACGTACACCAGGACGTGATGGCCACAGACAGCGCTCGCCACCTGGCTGACGATAAAAGCGTGGTTGCCCTGCATGCCTGTGGCGATTTGCATGTACGCCTGATGCAACTGGCCAGCCAGCAAGGTTGCCGGCAACTGGCCGTAGCCCCCTGCTGCTACAACCGCATCGCCGTGCAGCAATACCAGGCGTTATCCACAGCCGCGCAGGCGTCGAGCCTGCAGCTGTCGCTGGACGACCTGGGCCTGCCCTTGAGCGAAACCGTCACTGCCGGCGCCCGCGTGCGGCGCCAGCGCGACACCTCGATGGCCCGGCGCCTGGGCTTCGACCTGCTGCAACGCCAGCAGCGCCAGACCGATGAATACCTGCCGACGCCTTCCCTGCCGGTGGCCTGGCTGGAGAAGCCCTTCGAACAATACTGCCGTGACTTGGCTGAACTGAAGCAATTGCCAGTGAGCGGCAACCCGGACTGGGCAATGCTGGAAGCTGCGGGCTGGCAACGCCTGGCCGAGGTTCGGAACCTGGAGCGCGTACGCAACCTGTTCCGTCGGCCACTGGAGCTGTGGCTGGTACTCGATCGCGCCCTGTTCCTCGAAGAACAAGGCTATGACGTGCGCCTGGGCCTGTTTTGCGATTACCCACTGACCCCGCGCAACCTGCTCATTCTCGCGGAACGCGACGGTTAG
- a CDS encoding ABC transporter permease subunit (The N-terminal region of this protein, as described by TIGR01726, is a three transmembrane segment that identifies a subfamily of ABC transporter permease subunits, which specificities that include histidine, arginine, glutamine, glutamate, L-cystine (sic), the opines (in Agrobacterium) octopine and nopaline, etc.) translates to MNWEVIFKWLPRLAEGAVLTLELVAIAVVAGLILAIPLGIARSSRHWYVRAVPFSYIFFFRGTPLLVQLFLVYYGLAQFDAVRSSSLWPYLRDPFWCTVLTMTLHTAAYIAEILRGALQSIPKGEIEAARALGMSRGKALFYIMLPRAARIGLPAYSNEVILMLKASALASTVTLLELTGMARTIIARTYLPVEIFFAAGVFYLVISFMLVQGFKLLERWLRVDACQGR, encoded by the coding sequence ATGAATTGGGAAGTCATCTTCAAATGGCTGCCACGCCTGGCCGAGGGTGCGGTCCTTACTCTGGAACTGGTGGCCATTGCCGTGGTTGCCGGGTTGATCCTGGCCATCCCGCTGGGCATCGCCCGTTCCTCGCGCCACTGGTACGTGCGCGCCGTGCCGTTCAGCTACATCTTCTTCTTCCGCGGCACGCCACTGCTGGTGCAACTGTTCCTGGTCTATTACGGCCTGGCGCAATTCGATGCAGTTCGTTCCAGCTCGCTGTGGCCGTACCTGCGCGACCCGTTCTGGTGCACGGTGCTGACCATGACCCTGCACACCGCCGCGTACATCGCCGAGATCCTGCGCGGCGCACTGCAGTCGATCCCCAAAGGTGAGATCGAAGCGGCGCGGGCGCTGGGCATGTCGCGGGGCAAGGCGCTGTTCTACATCATGCTGCCACGCGCCGCACGCATCGGCCTGCCGGCGTACAGCAACGAAGTGATCCTGATGCTCAAGGCCAGTGCCCTGGCCAGTACCGTGACCCTGCTGGAGCTGACCGGCATGGCCCGTACCATCATTGCCCGCACCTACCTGCCGGTGGAAATCTTCTTCGCTGCAGGCGTGTTCTACCTGGTGATCTCGTTCATGCTGGTGCAAGGTTTCAAGCTGCTGGAGCGCTGGTTGCGCGTGGATGCGTGCCAAGGGCGCTGA
- a CDS encoding ABC transporter permease subunit (The N-terminal region of this protein, as described by TIGR01726, is a three transmembrane segment that identifies a subfamily of ABC transporter permease subunits, which specificities that include histidine, arginine, glutamine, glutamate, L-cystine (sic), the opines (in Agrobacterium) octopine and nopaline, etc.) — translation MNIDLHGFGPAMMAGTLMTVKLALCALLLGLVLGLLGALAKTSPLKPLQWLGGFYSTLVRGVPELLWVLLIYFGTVGLMSSLGEALNMPGLELSAFAAGVIALGLCFGAYATEVFRGAILAIPKGHREAGLALGLSKGRILSRIILPQMWRIALPGLGNLFMILMKDTALVSVIGLEEIMRHAQIGVTVTKEPFTFYMVAACIYLGLTVIAMTGMHFMEKRAARGFARAE, via the coding sequence ATGAATATCGACCTGCACGGATTCGGTCCGGCCATGATGGCCGGCACCCTGATGACCGTAAAACTGGCGCTTTGCGCCTTGCTGCTGGGGCTGGTCCTGGGCCTGCTCGGCGCCCTGGCCAAGACCTCTCCGCTCAAGCCGCTGCAATGGCTTGGCGGCTTCTACTCGACCCTGGTTCGCGGCGTGCCCGAACTGCTGTGGGTGCTGCTTATCTATTTCGGTACCGTCGGGCTCATGAGCAGCCTCGGCGAAGCCCTGAACATGCCCGGCCTTGAGCTCAGCGCCTTTGCCGCGGGCGTGATCGCCCTGGGCCTGTGCTTTGGTGCCTACGCCACCGAAGTGTTCCGTGGCGCCATCCTGGCGATCCCCAAAGGCCACCGTGAAGCTGGCCTAGCGCTGGGCCTGTCCAAGGGCCGCATCCTCTCGCGGATCATCCTGCCGCAGATGTGGCGCATCGCCCTGCCCGGCCTTGGCAACCTGTTCATGATCCTGATGAAGGACACCGCCCTGGTGTCGGTAATCGGCCTCGAAGAAATCATGCGCCACGCACAAATCGGCGTGACCGTGACCAAAGAGCCGTTCACTTTCTACATGGTTGCAGCCTGCATCTACCTGGGCCTGACCGTCATTGCCATGACCGGTATGCATTTCATGGAAAAACGCGCCGCTCGCGGCTTTGCGAGGGCTGAATAA
- a CDS encoding transporter substrate-binding domain-containing protein → MHTYKKFLLAAAATLVMSANAMAAEKLRMGIEAAYPPFNNKDASGNVVGFDKDIGDALCAKMKVECSVVTSDWDGIIPALNAKKFDFLVSSLSITDERKQAVDFTDPYYSNKLQFIAPKNVDFKTDKASLKGKVIGTQRATLAGTYLEDNYPDVDIKLYDTQENAYLDLVSGRIDGILADKYVQYEWLKSKDGSNFEFKGEPVMDSDKIGIAVRKGDTKLRDDLNKALAEIKADGTYKKINDKYFPFSIE, encoded by the coding sequence ATGCACACCTACAAGAAGTTTCTCCTGGCAGCTGCTGCCACGCTGGTGATGTCGGCAAACGCCATGGCCGCAGAAAAACTGCGCATGGGCATCGAAGCCGCCTACCCACCGTTCAACAACAAGGATGCCAGCGGTAACGTGGTTGGCTTCGACAAAGACATCGGCGACGCCCTGTGCGCCAAGATGAAAGTCGAGTGCTCGGTCGTTACCTCCGACTGGGACGGCATCATCCCGGCCCTTAACGCCAAGAAGTTCGACTTCCTGGTGTCGTCGCTGTCGATCACCGACGAGCGCAAGCAGGCTGTGGACTTCACCGATCCGTACTACTCCAACAAGCTGCAGTTCATCGCGCCGAAAAACGTCGACTTCAAGACCGACAAAGCGTCGCTGAAGGGCAAGGTCATCGGCACCCAGCGCGCCACCCTGGCCGGCACCTACCTTGAAGACAACTACCCGGATGTCGATATCAAACTTTACGACACCCAGGAAAACGCCTACCTCGACCTGGTCTCCGGTCGTATCGACGGCATCCTGGCCGACAAGTACGTGCAGTACGAGTGGCTGAAAAGCAAAGACGGCTCGAACTTCGAGTTCAAGGGTGAGCCGGTGATGGACAGCGACAAGATCGGCATTGCCGTGCGCAAAGGTGACACCAAGCTGCGCGACGACCTGAACAAAGCCCTGGCAGAAATCAAAGCCGACGGTACGTACAAGAAAATCAACGACAAGTACTTCCCGTTCAGCATCGAATGA
- a CDS encoding ATP-binding cassette domain-containing protein: protein MAQATPALEIRNLHKRYGEQEILKGISLTARDGDVISILGSSGSGKSTLLRCINLLENPHQGEILVAGEALKLKAAKNGDLIAADNRQINRLRSEIGFVFQNFNLWPHMSILDNIIEAPRRVLGQSKAEAIEAAEALLNKVGIYDKRHSYPAQLSGGQQQRAAIARTLAMKPKVILFDEPTSALDPEMVQEVLNVIRALAEEGRTMLLVTHEMSFARHVSSEVVFLHQGLVEEQGSPQQVFENPTSARCKQFMSSHR from the coding sequence ATGGCTCAGGCCACGCCCGCGCTGGAAATCCGCAATTTGCACAAACGCTACGGCGAGCAGGAAATTCTCAAGGGCATTTCGCTGACCGCTCGCGACGGTGACGTGATCTCCATCCTGGGGTCGTCCGGCTCCGGCAAGTCCACCCTGCTGCGCTGCATCAACCTGCTCGAGAACCCGCACCAAGGCGAAATCCTGGTCGCCGGTGAAGCCCTCAAGCTCAAGGCCGCCAAGAATGGCGACCTGATTGCAGCCGACAACCGCCAGATCAATCGCCTGCGCAGCGAAATCGGCTTTGTCTTCCAGAATTTCAACCTGTGGCCACACATGTCGATCCTCGACAACATCATCGAGGCGCCACGCCGCGTGCTCGGCCAAAGCAAGGCCGAAGCCATCGAAGCCGCCGAAGCGCTGCTGAACAAGGTCGGCATCTACGACAAACGCCACAGCTACCCCGCCCAGCTTTCCGGTGGCCAGCAACAGCGCGCCGCCATTGCCCGTACCCTGGCCATGAAGCCTAAAGTGATCCTGTTCGACGAGCCCACTTCGGCCCTCGATCCGGAAATGGTCCAGGAAGTGCTTAACGTTATCCGCGCATTGGCCGAAGAAGGCCGTACCATGCTGCTGGTGACGCACGAGATGAGCTTTGCCCGCCATGTGTCCAGTGAAGTCGTCTTCCTGCACCAGGGCCTGGTCGAAGAGCAGGGATCGCCGCAGCAGGTCTTCGAAAACCCGACCTCGGCGCGTTGCAAGCAATTCATGTCCAGCCACCGCTAA
- the gabP gene encoding GABA permease, whose protein sequence is MSGNNSNDLAQGLKQRHVTMLSIAGVIGAGLFVGSGHAIAAAGPAVLLAYAAAGTLVVLVMRMLGEMAVASPDTGSFSTYADRAIGRWAGFTIGWLYWWFWVLVIPLEANAAAAILHAWFPAVDLWAFSLIITLALTLTNLCSVKNYGEFEFWFALLKVLAIIGFIAVGCAALFGFVPNSQVSGASHLFDTQGFMPNGLGAVLAAMLTTMFSFMGTEIVTIAAAESKDPGKQISRATNSVIWRICLFYLVSIFLVVALVPWNDPALAEAGSYQTVLSRIGVPNAKLIVDIVVLVAVTSCLNSALYTSSRMLFSLSKRGDAPAIAQRTTKAATPHVAVLLSTAAAFLCVFANFVAPAQVFEFLLASSGAIALLVYLVIAVSQLRMRAQREARGEKITFKMWLFPGLTWATIAFIVAILVVMALREDHRVEIIATALLSIAVVAAGLLVHRKREAAGRVALDS, encoded by the coding sequence ATGAGCGGTAACAATTCCAATGACCTCGCTCAGGGGCTCAAACAACGGCATGTAACCATGCTGTCCATCGCTGGCGTCATCGGTGCCGGCCTGTTCGTAGGCTCCGGCCACGCCATCGCAGCTGCCGGCCCTGCCGTGCTGCTGGCTTACGCTGCCGCTGGTACGCTGGTCGTGCTGGTGATGCGTATGCTGGGTGAAATGGCAGTCGCCTCGCCTGACACCGGTTCGTTCTCTACGTATGCCGACCGCGCCATCGGGCGCTGGGCCGGGTTCACCATTGGCTGGCTGTACTGGTGGTTCTGGGTGCTGGTGATTCCGCTGGAGGCCAACGCGGCCGCGGCCATTCTGCATGCCTGGTTCCCCGCAGTTGATCTGTGGGCGTTCTCCCTCATCATTACCCTGGCACTGACACTTACCAACCTGTGCAGCGTGAAGAACTACGGTGAGTTCGAGTTCTGGTTTGCCTTGCTCAAAGTGCTGGCGATCATCGGCTTCATCGCCGTGGGCTGTGCTGCTTTGTTCGGCTTTGTACCGAATAGCCAGGTGAGCGGTGCCAGCCACCTGTTCGATACCCAGGGCTTCATGCCCAACGGTCTGGGCGCAGTGCTGGCCGCGATGCTGACCACCATGTTCTCGTTCATGGGTACTGAAATCGTCACCATCGCCGCTGCCGAGTCGAAGGACCCGGGCAAGCAGATCAGCCGTGCCACAAACTCGGTAATCTGGCGTATCTGCCTGTTCTACCTGGTGTCGATCTTCCTGGTCGTGGCCCTGGTGCCGTGGAACGACCCGGCCTTGGCCGAGGCTGGCTCCTACCAGACCGTGCTGAGCCGTATCGGTGTGCCGAACGCCAAGCTGATCGTCGACATCGTCGTGCTTGTTGCAGTAACCAGCTGCCTGAACTCGGCGCTATACACTTCTTCGCGCATGTTGTTCTCGCTGAGCAAGCGTGGCGACGCTCCGGCCATCGCCCAGCGCACCACCAAGGCGGCGACCCCGCACGTGGCGGTACTGCTGTCCACTGCGGCGGCGTTTCTCTGCGTGTTCGCCAACTTCGTGGCACCGGCCCAGGTATTTGAGTTCCTGCTGGCCAGCTCTGGCGCCATTGCGCTGCTGGTGTATCTGGTGATCGCCGTGTCGCAACTGCGCATGCGCGCCCAGCGTGAAGCCCGTGGCGAAAAGATCACCTTCAAGATGTGGCTGTTCCCGGGGCTGACCTGGGCGACCATTGCCTTCATCGTTGCCATTCTGGTAGTCATGGCGCTGCGTGAGGATCACCGTGTAGAGATCATTGCGACTGCGCTGCTGAGTATTGCTGTGGTGGCGGCTGGCTTGCTGGTTCATCGCAAGCGCGAGGCTGCCGGGCGGGTGGCGCTGGACAGCTGA
- the ppk2 gene encoding polyphosphate kinase 2, with amino-acid sequence MSEESPLLLPSPSESALTPIRTRRPRQRKPEPTITSISQQPAALEVATAPKGSNEDSTSARLPANYPYRTRLRRQDYDKAKHALQIELLKVQSWVKETGQRVVILFEGRDAAGKGGTIKRFMEHLNPRGARIVALEKPSEQEKGQWYFQRYIQHLPTEGEMVFFDRSWYNRAGVEKVMDFCTPLQYLEFMRQTPDLERMLCNSGILLFKYWFSVNREEQLRRFISRRDDPLKHWKLSPIDIKSLDKWEDYTSAKEAMFFHTDTADAPWTVIKSDDKKRARINCIRHFLHSLDYPGKDPRVAYAPDPLLVGRASRGFEEDETPQPAT; translated from the coding sequence ATGAGCGAAGAATCACCCCTCCTGCTCCCCTCCCCCAGCGAATCCGCACTCACACCGATCCGCACCCGCCGCCCACGCCAGCGCAAGCCGGAGCCGACAATAACCAGCATCAGCCAGCAACCCGCAGCGCTGGAGGTTGCCACCGCCCCCAAGGGCAGCAACGAAGACAGCACCTCGGCGCGCCTGCCGGCCAACTACCCTTACCGTACCCGCCTGCGACGCCAGGACTACGATAAGGCCAAGCATGCGTTACAGATCGAGCTACTGAAGGTACAGAGCTGGGTGAAGGAAACCGGCCAGCGGGTGGTGATCCTGTTCGAAGGGCGCGATGCCGCAGGCAAGGGCGGCACCATCAAGCGCTTCATGGAGCACCTCAACCCACGCGGTGCGCGCATCGTCGCTCTGGAGAAGCCTTCCGAGCAGGAGAAAGGCCAGTGGTACTTCCAGCGCTACATCCAGCACCTGCCCACGGAGGGTGAAATGGTGTTCTTCGACCGTTCCTGGTACAACCGGGCCGGAGTCGAGAAGGTGATGGATTTTTGCACGCCACTGCAGTACCTGGAATTCATGCGTCAGACGCCAGACTTGGAGCGCATGCTGTGCAACAGTGGCATCCTGCTGTTCAAGTACTGGTTTTCGGTGAACCGCGAAGAGCAGCTGCGCCGTTTCATTTCGCGCCGGGACGACCCGCTCAAGCATTGGAAGCTGTCACCCATCGACATTAAGTCGCTAGACAAGTGGGAGGACTACACCTCGGCCAAGGAGGCGATGTTCTTCCATACCGATACAGCCGATGCGCCGTGGACGGTGATCAAGTCCGATGACAAGAAGCGGGCGCGGATCAACTGCATCCGGCATTTCCTGCATTCGCTGGACTACCCGGGTAAAGACCCTCGGGTGGCGTATGCACCCGACCCTCTGCTGGTAGGCCGAGCTTCACGCGGCTTCGAAGAAGATGAGACTCCGCAGCCAGCCACCTGA
- a CDS encoding oxidative damage protection protein, whose translation MTRTVMCRKYQEELPGLERPPYPGAKGQDIFEHISQKAWADWQKHQTMLINEKRLNMMNAEDRKFLQAEMDKFFAGEEYAQAEGYVPPAE comes from the coding sequence ATGACCCGCACCGTGATGTGCCGCAAGTACCAAGAAGAACTACCAGGCCTGGAACGCCCGCCCTACCCCGGCGCCAAGGGCCAGGACATCTTCGAACACATCTCGCAGAAAGCCTGGGCCGACTGGCAGAAGCACCAGACCATGCTGATCAACGAAAAACGCCTGAACATGATGAACGCCGAGGACCGCAAATTCCTCCAGGCCGAAATGGACAAGTTTTTCGCCGGCGAAGAATACGCCCAGGCCGAAGGCTACGTTCCACCGGCCGAATGA
- the mutY gene encoding A/G-specific adenine glycosylase, which yields MSPEQFSSAVLDWYDEHGRHDLPWQQGITPYRVWVSEIMLQQTQVSTVLNYFDRFMQALPTVQALAEAPEDEVLHLWTGLGYYTRARNLQKAAKVVVEQHGGEFPRSVEQLTELPGIGRSTAGAIASISMGIRAPILDGNVKRVLARYTAQAGYPGEPKVANQLWATAERFTPQQRANHYTQAMMDMGATLCTRSKPSCLICPLQRGCEAHLHGEETRYPEPKPRKALPQRRTLMPLLANHEGAILLYRRPSSGLWGGLWSLPELDDITQLDDLAYQHGLRLAGRHAMDGLTHTFSHFQLAIEPWLVRVDPVGEHVAEADWLWYNLATPPRLGLAAPVKKLLERATDELIAGDAR from the coding sequence ATGAGCCCCGAGCAGTTCTCCAGCGCTGTGCTGGACTGGTATGACGAGCACGGCCGGCACGACCTGCCCTGGCAACAGGGCATCACCCCGTACCGCGTGTGGGTGTCGGAAATCATGTTGCAGCAGACCCAGGTCAGCACCGTGCTCAACTACTTCGACCGCTTCATGCAGGCCCTGCCAACCGTGCAAGCCCTGGCCGAGGCACCGGAGGACGAAGTGCTGCACCTGTGGACGGGCCTGGGCTACTACACCCGCGCACGCAACCTGCAAAAGGCCGCCAAGGTCGTCGTCGAGCAACATGGCGGCGAATTCCCGCGCAGTGTCGAGCAGCTTACCGAGCTGCCCGGCATCGGCCGCTCCACTGCCGGCGCGATCGCCAGCATCAGCATGGGCATCCGCGCACCGATCCTCGACGGCAACGTCAAGCGCGTGCTGGCACGCTACACCGCCCAGGCGGGCTACCCAGGCGAACCCAAGGTTGCCAACCAGCTATGGGCCACTGCCGAGCGTTTCACCCCGCAACAACGCGCCAACCACTACACCCAGGCGATGATGGACATGGGCGCCACGCTGTGCACGCGCAGCAAGCCCAGCTGCCTGATCTGCCCGTTGCAGCGTGGCTGCGAAGCGCACCTGCACGGCGAAGAAACCCGCTACCCCGAGCCCAAACCGCGCAAGGCGCTGCCGCAACGGCGCACACTGATGCCTCTGCTGGCCAACCACGAAGGCGCCATCCTGCTTTACCGACGCCCTTCCAGCGGCCTGTGGGGTGGTTTGTGGAGCCTCCCGGAACTGGACGACATCACCCAGCTCGACGACCTGGCCTATCAGCACGGCCTGCGCCTGGCTGGCCGCCACGCCATGGACGGCCTGACCCATACCTTCAGCCACTTCCAGCTGGCGATCGAACCCTGGCTAGTACGCGTCGACCCGGTCGGCGAGCACGTGGCCGAGGCCGACTGGCTCTGGTATAACCTCGCCACCCCGCCGCGTCTGGGCCTCGCCGCCCCGGTGAAAAAACTGCTTGAACGCGCGACCGACGAACTGATTGCAGGAGACGCCCGATGA